DNA sequence from the Myxococcus guangdongensis genome:
GGTGTGGACCACGGACAAGGACGGCATGCTGTTGGACCTGCTCGCGGTGGAGATCCTCGCGCGCACGGGAAAGGACCCGGGCGAGCACTACCAGGACCTGGCCGCGCGCTTCGGCACGCCCTACTACGCGCGCATCGACCAGCCGGCCACGCCCGCGCAGAAGGCGGTGCTCAAGAAACTCTCCCCGGACGCGGTGAAGGCGCAGAGCCTGGCCGGCGAGCCCATCCTCCAGCGCCTCACCCGCGCGCCCGGCAACGACGCGGACATCGGCGGCCTGAAAGTCGTGGCCCAGAATGGCTGGTTCGCCGCGCGGCCCTCGGGCACCGAGGACGTGTACAAAATCTACGCGGAGAGCTTCCGCGACGAGGCCCACCTGAACGCCATCCTCGAGGAGGCCCGCGCCATCGTCGCCCAGGCCTTCGCCGGCACGTGAAGACCGTCCTGATGTACGTGCTGGGCCTCTTCATGGTGGCCGGCGGCATCAACCACTTCGTCCATCCGCGCGCCTACGTGCGGATGATGCCGCCGTACCTGCCCTGGCACGGCCCGCTCGTCTTCTGGAGCGGCGTGGCGGAGGTGCTCTTGGGGGTGGGCCTGCTCATCCCCGCCACCCGGGTGGTGTCGGCGTGGGGGCTCATCGCGCTGTTCATCGCCGTCTTCCCCGCCAACCTCCAGATGGCGCGGGAGCCCGAGCGCTTCCGGAAGATTCCCAAGGCGGCCCTCTGGGCGAGGCTCCCGCTGCAGGGCGTCCTCATCCTCTGGGCCTGGTGGTACACCTGATCCACGAAGCGCCTGTCCGCCCGGCGGCCCTGGGGTACGTCCTTCCTTGACTCCCCCCGGGGTGCTCTTTAGGTTTCAGTGTTCTCAGGTAGCCCCACCGAAATCCCGAAGGACGTTCCATGGCTCGCGTCACAGTCGAAGACTGCCTCCCCCTCGTCGACAACCGGTTCGCGCTGGTGCTGCTCGGTGCGAAGCGCGCGCGTCAGCTGATGGCCGGCGCCCGCCCCATCATCGAGCAGTCCAAGAACAAGCCCCCCGTGCTGTCGCTGCGCGAGGTGGCCACCGGCCGCGTGAAGTTCGACCGTGACGTGCGCGAGGCGCTGTCCGGCAAGTACACCCCCGACACCGCCAAGTAGTCCGCTGTCCTTCTCAGGTTCCCTTCCCCTCGGGCCCCACGGCCGGGGAAGGGGCCTCGGGCAGGAGGCCCTGGGCGCGCATCCACCGCACGGCGCGCGCGGCCACGGCCTTCTCGCCCTTGTAGCCGAGCAGGGGCACCAGCTGTCCCACCGGCACCCATCTCACCTCGTCCACCTCCACGCGCGGCCCTGGCAGCGGCCCCAGCGCGCCTTCCTGGTAACGGAAGAGGAAGAAGTGGACGCGCTTGAAGATGCGCTGCCCCCGGAACTGGTAGACGTAGCGAATCTCGCCCAGCGGCGCGACCAGCGCGGCGGTGAGTCCCGTCTCCTCGTGCACCTCGCGGCTCGCCGTCTGCTCCGGCGTCTCCCCCGGGTCCACGTGTCCCTTGGGCAGCGCCCACAGGGGACGGCCATGCGGACGGATGACGACCACCTCCCAGGTGCCGTCACTCTCCCGGATGACAATCCCGCCTGCGGACGCCTCGCGTGGCATGCCCACCTACCCTAACCGATGGCGGCGGGACGTGGGGGCCTGGACTCACCCGCCATGGGCGAAGTGGCTCAGCTTCGCCTCCGCCCCCAGCCGGTAGGCGTACCGCAGGTCCGACAGGAGCCGCTCCAGCCGCCGTCCGGCGACGTGCGTCATCATCCGCGAGCAGAACCGCCGCGACAGCCGGTTGGCCTCCTGGTACCGCCAGCGCTCCTGGGAGGACAGCCTGTCCCGGTAGGACACCCGGTCGAACAGCCGGGTGAGCAGCTCCTGGGCCCAGGCCCCCACGCCCTCGCCCCAGCGGTGCAGCAGGCACACGGCGAACTTGTCCACCTCCGCCTGGGCCTCCAGCTCCAGCAGCGACACCGTGCGCCCGTGCGCCGCGGTGTGGGCCATGTAGAGGAAGTGGCTGACGCCCTCGGCCACCTGGCAGTAGCCGGCGAGGTCCCCGTCCAGCACGTACCCCAGCGGCCCGGCCTCGTAGGGCTTGAGCCGGTCCAAGAGCGCCGGCGACAGGTACAGCGCCAGCTCCAGCGCGTCGTCCGACTCGTGGACGAGCAGCTCCTCGTCGGTGCGCCCGGTGGCGCCCAGCCGGACGGCGGCCTCCGTGTCCACCACGAAGGTCTCCGCCCGTGCCTCGCACGTGAAGCCGTAGATGGCCTCCAGGTGGTCCTGAACGCGGCCAATCATGTGGCGACCTCCCTCACGTCAGTTGGGGAGCTGTCCCTTGGGCGCCGGCATCATCCCCGCGTCCACCAGGACCCGCTCCAGCCGGTCGCTCCCCGTGCGCGCCCAGGTCTCGTAGACCTTGAGCGCCCCGCTGGGCCCCGCCTGCACCATGCCCCGCGCGGCGATCTCCTCCAGGACCTCGGCCACCGCGCGGAACTTGTCGCGCAGCTCCCGGTACACGCCCGCGAAGCCCGCGCGGGGCGACAGGTCCGCCACCTGGCCGTACGCGGTGCCGCCCATCTGGATGTAGTAGTCGGGCCCCACCACGCCGCCCTGCAGCGCGCCGGAGAAGAACCCCACGGTGTAGAGCGAGACGTCGCCCAGCCGCCGCAGCGTCTTGATGCGCGCCTCACGCTCCTGCTGGAGGGCCTGGTGGTAGAGCACCGCCAGGGGCTCGCGCGCGCGGCGGCCGTCCTCCTGGCGGTCGAACAGATTGTCGGTGCTGGCGAAGTCCGCCAGCAGGTTCACCAGGTAGAACTCCGTCACCTCTTCCAGCGTCACCCGTTGCCGCGAGGTGACCTCGTCCAGGAGCGATTTGAAGAACTCCTTCAACGACAGGGACGCCACCAGTTGACTCATCGACACTCCCTTCCCCCCGCCCAGGCCCGCGTGGCCGGCGGGAATAAGGGAACGGTAGCAACCGGCTCACCGCGTCGCAAAAGCACCCGTCAATGATTCCAGGCACTTGCGCTAGCACTCGTGACGTCCGAGTGCCAATCCGAGCCGTGCGGGCATGCGGACGGGCTCTACCTGTCACGGACGCAACGGGAGGGGAAAAAGACAGCAATGCCGGGCAGTTGGCAGCTCACGGCACGAGCAACCCGCGTCGCTTGACGGGTCATCTTCCCTGGTTATTATCCGCCGCGCCTAGGCGTTAGCACTCGCGATGTCGGAGTGCTAATGCCGCGGGCCGTCACGGCCCTTTTTCAACCCCCAGCGGCGCCGACAGTCGCCCGGAGTCCCCGGACGGTGGGCGCCCCATCAAGGAGCAGACCATGAAGATTCGTCCCCTGCAGGATCGGCTCATCGTCAAGCGGGTCGCCGAGGAGAACAAGACCAAGGGCGGCCTCTTCATCCCGGACACGGCGAAGGAGAAGCCCCTCGAGGGCAAGGTCGTCGCCGTCGGCAACGGCAAGGTGCAGGAGGACGGCAAGGTGCGTCCCCTGGACATCAAGGCCGGCGACACCATCCTCTTCAGCAAGTACGCCGGGACCGAGATCAAGCTCGACGGCGAGGAGCACCTCATCCTCCGTGAAGAGGATGTGCTCGGCGTCATCGAGAAGTAATCCCGCCCCCACCCCTTCACTCAAGGAATCCCCATCATGGCGAAGGACCTGCTTTTCGACGTGCGCGCCCGCGAGGCCATCCTCCGTGGCGTCAACATCCTGGCCGACGCGGTCAAGGTGACCCTCGGCCCCAAGGGCCGCAACGTCGTCATCGAGAAGAGCTTCGGCTCGCCCACCATCACCAAGGACGGTGTGACGGTGGCGAAGGAAATCGAACTGGAGAACAAGTTCGAGAACATGGGCGCGCAGATGGTCAAGGAGGTCGCGTCCAAGACCTCCGACGTGGCCGGTGACGGCACCACGACGGCCACCGTGCTGGCGCAGGCCATCTTCCGCGAGGGCGCGAAGCTGGTGGCCGCGGGCCACAACCCGATGGACATCAAGCGCGGCATCGACAAGGCCGTCGCGGTCATCGTGGGCGAGCTGAAGAAGCTGGCGAAGCCGACGAAGGACAAGAAGGAGATTGCCCAGGTCGGCACCATCTCCGCCAACGGCGATGCCACCATCGGCCAGATCATCGCGGACGCGATGGAGAAGGTCGGCAAGGAGGGCGTCATCACGGTGGAGGAGGCCAAAGGCCTGGAGACCACCCTGGACGTGGTCGAGGGCATGCAGTTCGACCGCGGCTACCTCTCCCCGTACTTCGTGACGGACCCGGAGCGGATGGAGGCGGTGCTGAACGACGCGCTCATCCTCATCCACGAGAAGAAGATCTCCTCCATGAAGGACCTGCTCCCCATCCTGGAGCAGGTGGCGCGCGCTGGTAAGCCGCTGCTCATCATCGCCGAGGAGGTCGAGGGTGAGGCGCTGGCGACGCTGGTGGTCAACAAGATCCGCGGCGTGCTGAACGTGTGCGCGGTGAAGGCGCCGGGCTTCGGCGACCGCCGCAAGGCCATCCTCGAGGACATCGCCACCCTGACGGGCGGCCGGATGATCGCCGAGGACCTGGGCATCAAGCTGGACACCCTGGAGCTCAAGGACCTGGGCCGCGCCAAGCGCATCACCGTCGACAAGGACAACACCACCGTCGTCGACGGCGCGGGCAGCGAGCAGGAGATCAACGCGCGCGTGAAGCAGATCCGCGCGCAGATCGAGGAGACCACCAGCGACTACGATCGCGAGAAGCTCCAGGAGCGTCTGGCGAAGCTCGTGGGCGGCGTGGCCGTCATCAACGTCGGCGCGGCCACCGAGACGGAGATGAAGGAGAAGAAGGCCCGCGTGGAAGACGCGCTCAACGCGACCCGCGCGGCCGTCGAGGAGGGCGTGGTTCCCGGCGGCGGCGTGGCCTACATCCGGTGCCTCAAGGCGCTGGAGGGTCAGACGTTCGCCGAGGGCGAGAAGTTCGGCGTGGACATCATCCGCCGCGCCGTCGAGGAGCCCCTGCGCCAGATCGTCGGCAACGGCGGCCTCGAGGGCAGCGTCATCGTGAACAAGGTCAAGGAAGGCACGGGCGCGTTCGGCTTCAACGCCGCGACGGGCGCGTACGAGGACCTGCTGGCCGCGGGCGTCATCGACCCGGCCAAGGTGAGCCGCACGGCGCTGCAGAACTCCGCGTCCGTGGCCTCCCTGATGCTCACCACCGAGGCGATGGTGGCCGAGCGTCCGAAGGACGAGAAGGACGCGCCCGCCGGCGCCGGTGGCATGGGCGGCATGGGCGGCATGGGCGGCATGGGGATGTGATTCCCCCACCCCGGCTTCGTCCGGGGTGACTGCTGTCGAAGACGGCCTCCGGTTCCTGTTCAGGGAGCCGGGGGCCGTCGTGCTTTCATGTCCCGGGTGGCGCGGGGCAGGCCCCGCCCTTACGTTTGGGAATGAAGGAGGAGACACCGTGAAGCCCGTGAAGATCTACACCACGAACTACTGTGGCTTTTGCGTCCGCGCGAAGGACCTGCTCAAGCGCAAGGGCGTTGATTTCCAGGAGCTGGACGTCACCGGAGACGACGACACGCGCGCCAAGCTCGTGGAGATGAGCGGCGGCCAGCGCACCGTGCCGCAAATCTTCATCGGCGACACGCACGTCGGCGGCTACTCGGACCTGGCCCAGCTCGACAAGGAAGGCAAGCTGGACCCCATGCTGCAAGCCTGACCGTGTGCAAGCAGGCGGGCGGGCGCCCCACCCGGGGCCGCCCACCGCCACCGTGGCTAGCTTTCCCCCATGGCACACCACCCTTTCTCGGGAGGCGGACATGGCAGGTGAAGAGCGGCAGACGGGGACCCGGGACGCGCACGAGAACGTCATCAGCACGCTGTACCACCTGCTCAAGGGCGCCTCGACGGCCGAGCAGTTCATCCGCGACGCGGAGCAGGCGGGCGACCCGGAGCTGGCGCAGTTCTTCCGCGACTGGCAGGACGAACAGCGCCACCTGGCCGAGCGCGCGAAGAACCTCCTGGGCTCGCGCCTCGCGTCCGTGGAGAAGCCCGCTGCGGAGGCCGGGAAGAAGCGCGCGTCCGGCTCCAGCAAGTCCAGCGCATCCAGCAAGACGCCGCGAGCCGGTGCTCCTGTGAATGCGGGTGTGAAGTCCGGCGGCAACGCGTCCGACGACCTGGTCGACGAGCTGTCGAAGGAGTCCTTCCCCGCCAGCGACGCGCCGGCGACGTACTGAAGTGAAGCACGGCCTCGCGTGAGCACTGGATTCGCGCGAGGCGTTCGCATTGGATGCCGGCCGTGAGTTTCAGGAACGGCCCTTCCCTCCCCGGACGATGCGAGTCGGCGCGCCTGCCCATGTGGCGGGACGCCGGACGTGCCGTGTCTTCCGGATGGGGCCCTCGGACCCACGACGTCGTGGCCTCTCCTCCCGCGCGCCTCCCCGGGCGCGCGCTGGACGAGGCCGCGCGCCATGAGCCCGACGCGTCCTGGCGCGCGACCGGTGGTGAACGTGTCCTGGTGGACACTCGCCGCCGACCCCTGACTGGCGCCCTCCCGGTGCCAGGCGCCGCCCCTCGACGCGTCCTCCCGAAGCCCATCAGCGAGGCCGTGCTCGCGCCGCATGCGAGCGCGGAACCCTTCCTCGCCATGAAGCGTCCCCCCTCGACGTTTCCCAGGTCCCGGGCCGCGATGCCCGGGTTTTCCTTCTCGCAGGAGGCTCGCTCGCAACTGCCTTCCGGGAAGAATCTTTCACTCGTGTTGCCCCCGCGAAGTGGGGGCGCGCTGATGGTGCGTCGGGCTTGCCCGCCCGGTCCCCTCGCACCTAAAGAGGACCCATGATGGAACCCAGGCCCGAGGTCACCCAGACCACCCAGACGGACAAAGACGAAGGCCGCACGACGCGCATCCCCATTCACGAGTGGACGGTGGAGGTGGTGTCGGGCCCCGACAAGGGAAAGAAGGTGACCACCCAG
Encoded proteins:
- the groES gene encoding co-chaperone GroES, with translation MKIRPLQDRLIVKRVAEENKTKGGLFIPDTAKEKPLEGKVVAVGNGKVQEDGKVRPLDIKAGDTILFSKYAGTEIKLDGEEHLILREEDVLGVIEK
- a CDS encoding DoxX family protein, encoding MKTVLMYVLGLFMVAGGINHFVHPRAYVRMMPPYLPWHGPLVFWSGVAEVLLGVGLLIPATRVVSAWGLIALFIAVFPANLQMAREPERFRKIPKAALWARLPLQGVLILWAWWYT
- a CDS encoding NUDIX hydrolase — translated: MPREASAGGIVIRESDGTWEVVVIRPHGRPLWALPKGHVDPGETPEQTASREVHEETGLTAALVAPLGEIRYVYQFRGQRIFKRVHFFLFRYQEGALGPLPGPRVEVDEVRWVPVGQLVPLLGYKGEKAVAARAVRWMRAQGLLPEAPSPAVGPEGKGT
- the grxC gene encoding glutaredoxin 3, which codes for MKPVKIYTTNYCGFCVRAKDLLKRKGVDFQELDVTGDDDTRAKLVEMSGGQRTVPQIFIGDTHVGGYSDLAQLDKEGKLDPMLQA
- the rpoZ gene encoding DNA-directed RNA polymerase subunit omega, translating into MARVTVEDCLPLVDNRFALVLLGAKRARQLMAGARPIIEQSKNKPPVLSLREVATGRVKFDRDVREALSGKYTPDTAK
- the groL gene encoding chaperonin GroEL (60 kDa chaperone family; promotes refolding of misfolded polypeptides especially under stressful conditions; forms two stacked rings of heptamers to form a barrel-shaped 14mer; ends can be capped by GroES; misfolded proteins enter the barrel where they are refolded when GroES binds), giving the protein MAKDLLFDVRAREAILRGVNILADAVKVTLGPKGRNVVIEKSFGSPTITKDGVTVAKEIELENKFENMGAQMVKEVASKTSDVAGDGTTTATVLAQAIFREGAKLVAAGHNPMDIKRGIDKAVAVIVGELKKLAKPTKDKKEIAQVGTISANGDATIGQIIADAMEKVGKEGVITVEEAKGLETTLDVVEGMQFDRGYLSPYFVTDPERMEAVLNDALILIHEKKISSMKDLLPILEQVARAGKPLLIIAEEVEGEALATLVVNKIRGVLNVCAVKAPGFGDRRKAILEDIATLTGGRMIAEDLGIKLDTLELKDLGRAKRITVDKDNTTVVDGAGSEQEINARVKQIRAQIEETTSDYDREKLQERLAKLVGGVAVINVGAATETEMKEKKARVEDALNATRAAVEEGVVPGGGVAYIRCLKALEGQTFAEGEKFGVDIIRRAVEEPLRQIVGNGGLEGSVIVNKVKEGTGAFGFNAATGAYEDLLAAGVIDPAKVSRTALQNSASVASLMLTTEAMVAERPKDEKDAPAGAGGMGGMGGMGGMGM